GTCCCGATTGGCAAAGAGGAGAGCAGGATGATCGGACGGTTGAACCATGTCGCCATCGCGGTGCCCGATCTGGAGGCGGCGTCGGCGCAATATCGTGATACGCTCGGCGCTACCGTGCGCGCGCCGCAGGATGAACCGGATCACGGGGTGACGGTCGTCTTCATCGAACTGCCGAATACCAAGATCGAACTGCTTTATCCGCTGGGCGAGAACTCCCCCATCGCGGGCTTTCTGGAAAAGAACCCGGCCGGTGGCATCCATCACATCTGCTATGAGGTCGAGGATATCCTGGCCGCGCGGGATCGGCTGAAGGCCGCGGGCGCGCGGGTGCTGGG
This Myxococcaceae bacterium JPH2 DNA region includes the following protein-coding sequences:
- the mce gene encoding methylmalonyl-CoA epimerase; translation: MIGRLNHVAIAVPDLEAASAQYRDTLGATVRAPQDEPDHGVTVVFIELPNTKIELLYPLGENSPIAGFLEKNPAGGIHHICYEVEDILAARDRLKAAGARVLG